In Acidaminococcus timonensis, one DNA window encodes the following:
- the tatC gene encoding twin-arginine translocase subunit TatC, with protein MASRTQSRTDDMTWVEHMEELRRRILKSLLAVGIGMVAAFFFMDPIMAFLTRSAGTLYFLKPAEAFMTYFKVLAVVGLLLASPVWFYQLWAFLLPALTQKEKKTLLAFVPFSVLLFVGGCVFAFEIVLPRGLAFFLEFTSPAVQPLLSLESYLDFMVMLVLPFGVLFNLPLALLFLALAGLIRSEQLRKARRFVIFGSFVAAGILTPTTDIVTQCLLAVPLILLYELSYGMIRFGLGR; from the coding sequence ATGGCAAGCCGGACGCAAAGCAGGACTGATGATATGACCTGGGTGGAACATATGGAGGAGCTGCGTCGGCGGATCCTGAAATCCCTGCTGGCCGTGGGAATCGGCATGGTGGCGGCGTTCTTCTTCATGGACCCGATCATGGCCTTTCTCACCCGTTCGGCCGGGACCCTGTACTTTTTGAAACCGGCCGAAGCCTTCATGACGTATTTCAAGGTGCTGGCGGTGGTCGGGCTGCTGCTGGCTTCTCCAGTCTGGTTCTACCAGCTGTGGGCGTTCCTGCTGCCGGCGCTGACACAGAAAGAGAAGAAGACCCTGCTGGCCTTCGTCCCTTTTTCGGTGCTGCTGTTCGTGGGCGGCTGCGTCTTCGCCTTTGAAATCGTGCTGCCCCGGGGCCTGGCGTTCTTCCTGGAGTTCACGTCCCCGGCAGTGCAGCCGTTGCTTTCCCTGGAAAGCTATCTGGATTTCATGGTGATGCTGGTGCTGCCTTTCGGGGTGCTGTTCAACTTGCCGCTGGCGCTGCTGTTCCTGGCCCTGGCCGGGCTCATCCGGTCGGAGCAGCTGCGGAAGGCCAGACGATTCGTGATCTTCGGCAGTTTCGTGGCGGCGGGGATTTTGACGCCTACTACGGACATCGTGACCCAGTGCCTGCTGGCCGTGCCGCTGATTTTGCTCTACGAGCTGAGCTACGGCATGATCCGGTTCGGGCTGGGACGGTAA
- a CDS encoding flavodoxin produces MKLKKFFAIVCMAVSLLGVTACGSQASNTTGGGSQTAAAEKAPAKARKVLVVYYTNSHRTEQVARDIARKTGGDLYLLEPQQPYTEADLDYNNKSARVYKEHEDPKLQDVALKNAKPANWKDYDTVFVGYPIWWGIAAWPLNQFVKSNDFTGKTVIPFSTSASSGMGGSVEKLKAMAGGKGNWLSGMGFTGGIDDSKVNSWVDSLGLK; encoded by the coding sequence ATGAAACTGAAGAAATTCTTTGCCATCGTCTGCATGGCCGTAAGCCTGCTGGGCGTGACCGCCTGCGGCAGCCAGGCCAGCAATACCACGGGTGGCGGCAGCCAGACCGCCGCTGCGGAAAAGGCACCGGCCAAAGCCAGGAAGGTGCTGGTAGTGTACTACACCAACAGCCACCGGACGGAACAGGTAGCCAGGGACATCGCCAGGAAGACCGGCGGCGACCTGTACCTGCTGGAACCCCAGCAGCCCTACACGGAAGCGGACTTGGACTACAACAACAAGAGCGCCCGTGTTTATAAAGAACACGAGGATCCCAAACTGCAGGATGTGGCTCTGAAGAATGCCAAACCGGCCAACTGGAAAGACTACGATACCGTATTCGTGGGCTACCCCATCTGGTGGGGCATAGCAGCCTGGCCTCTGAACCAGTTCGTGAAGAGCAACGATTTCACCGGCAAGACGGTAATCCCCTTCAGCACTTCCGCCAGCAGCGGTATGGGCGGCAGCGTGGAGAAGTTGAAGGCCATGGCTGGCGGCAAAGGCAACTGGCTGAGCGGCATGGGCTTCACCGGCGGTATCGACGACAGCAAGGTGAACAGCTGGGTCGACAGCCTGGGACTGAAATAA
- a CDS encoding cupin domain-containing protein: MDLEEMLKHTPFGLGEENTAYAQYFDGKSYLDMLTTEQVPTAVVNFEPGCRNHWHIHHATKGGGQMLIVTAGRGWYQEWGQPARELKPGDVVNIPPEVKHWHGAAKDCAFQHLALEIPGEGCSNEWCEAVDPDEYNKLK, encoded by the coding sequence ATGGATCTGGAAGAAATGCTGAAACATACGCCTTTTGGCCTGGGCGAGGAAAATACGGCCTATGCCCAATATTTCGACGGCAAGAGTTATTTGGACATGCTGACCACGGAACAGGTGCCCACGGCTGTGGTGAATTTCGAACCGGGCTGCCGGAACCACTGGCACATCCACCATGCCACAAAGGGTGGCGGGCAGATGCTGATTGTCACCGCCGGCCGGGGCTGGTACCAGGAATGGGGGCAGCCGGCACGGGAACTGAAACCGGGCGATGTGGTGAACATCCCGCCGGAAGTGAAGCACTGGCACGGCGCTGCCAAGGATTGCGCCTTCCAGCATCTGGCCCTGGAAATCCCCGGAGAAGGCTGCAGCAACGAATGGTGCGAAGCCGTGGATCCGGACGAATACAACAAGCTGAAATAA
- a CDS encoding twin-arginine translocase TatA/TatE family subunit has translation MFGLGVPELMMILIIGLIVFGPGKLPTIGSALGKSIREFKEAFYAPVESREKEGGKDGKPDAKQD, from the coding sequence ATGTTTGGATTGGGCGTACCAGAATTGATGATGATCCTGATCATCGGGCTGATCGTGTTCGGACCGGGCAAGCTGCCCACCATTGGCAGCGCCCTGGGCAAGAGCATCCGGGAGTTCAAGGAGGCCTTCTATGCTCCCGTGGAAAGCCGGGAAAAAGAAGGTGGAAAGGATGGCAAGCCGGACGCAAAGCAGGACTGA
- a CDS encoding SGNH/GDSL hydrolase family protein → MQKTVRHSLKASLLALLVVPLLLGSSCTVRRSLGLSTDTTMSQEATAQTATVDLGLLQWPQRLDAVRSEVEILDGIPASLDPDKPSPDAIYRNGHVYGSAILLPMGELKGKKTQPLLYYRVRAYDLDGNPVGSYSQMQPVSGSLQKVTRNAPVPRSSMEDNGSELLYPVYAYTGNPGATQYEVEVTDHRPENPNGTAPSRYRVFAQTTKLTDLYDEKPRIGTYYWRVRGMDDAGNPVGEWSEAQKFTTLPKGDIKVGIYGDSISHGGGHLSYSPVDYSYSYSHYLGFRTINLSQSGDTSAMMLERFDRDVPAFRLKYLLIMGGTNSLRAGVPAEDVIRDLEAIGEKARERGITPIYLTLPPINPANIDKAFDEPTYENWRQSFAQVNDYIRSRDHIDVAAQFDEQKDLPTELALDGIHGDWNMKQIMAQAINTAMAGRV, encoded by the coding sequence ATGCAAAAGACCGTGCGTCACTCTTTAAAAGCCAGCCTGCTGGCACTTCTGGTGGTCCCGCTGCTCTTGGGAAGCAGCTGCACCGTCCGCCGGAGCCTTGGGCTTTCTACGGATACCACCATGTCTCAGGAGGCAACGGCCCAGACGGCCACCGTGGACCTGGGACTGCTCCAGTGGCCCCAGCGGCTGGATGCGGTTCGCAGCGAAGTGGAGATCCTGGATGGGATCCCCGCCAGCCTGGATCCGGACAAACCCAGTCCGGACGCCATCTACCGCAACGGCCACGTGTATGGCAGCGCCATCCTGTTGCCCATGGGGGAACTGAAGGGTAAAAAAACGCAGCCGCTCCTGTATTACCGGGTGCGGGCCTACGATCTGGACGGCAATCCGGTGGGATCTTACTCCCAGATGCAGCCCGTCAGCGGCAGCCTCCAGAAGGTGACCCGGAATGCCCCCGTACCACGCAGCAGCATGGAGGACAACGGTTCCGAGCTGCTGTACCCTGTATATGCCTATACGGGCAACCCCGGCGCCACTCAGTATGAGGTGGAAGTCACGGACCATCGGCCGGAAAACCCCAATGGCACGGCTCCTTCCCGCTACCGGGTGTTTGCCCAGACCACGAAGCTGACGGACCTGTACGATGAAAAGCCCCGGATCGGCACCTACTACTGGCGGGTACGGGGCATGGACGACGCCGGCAATCCCGTAGGGGAATGGAGCGAAGCCCAGAAGTTCACCACCCTGCCCAAAGGGGACATCAAAGTGGGTATCTACGGCGACAGCATTTCCCACGGCGGCGGGCACCTTTCCTACAGCCCCGTGGATTACTCCTACAGCTACAGCCACTATCTGGGCTTCCGGACCATCAACCTGTCCCAGAGCGGGGACACCAGCGCCATGATGCTGGAACGGTTCGACCGGGATGTACCGGCTTTCCGGCTGAAGTACCTGCTGATCATGGGCGGCACCAACAGCCTGCGGGCCGGCGTACCGGCGGAGGATGTGATCCGGGATTTGGAGGCCATCGGAGAAAAGGCACGGGAACGAGGCATTACCCCCATCTACCTGACGCTGCCGCCCATCAATCCGGCCAACATCGACAAGGCCTTTGACGAACCCACCTACGAAAACTGGCGGCAGTCCTTTGCCCAGGTGAACGACTACATCCGCAGCCGGGACCACATCGATGTGGCGGCCCAGTTCGACGAGCAGAAGGACCTTCCGACGGAACTGGCCCTGGACGGAATCCATGGCGACTGGAATATGAAACAGATCATGGCCCAGGCCATCAACACGGCTATGGCTGGACGGGTGTAA
- a CDS encoding MBL fold metallo-hydrolase, with the protein MTRREFILACLSLLAATAAGGVYRYLHLPQFGELPTGDRLRRMQASPHYHGDHFENLVPVPVMSQKEGERENRFTATWKFLFGDKKGLWPDGSLPSEKTNLKALPRQQDAVVWLGHSSFYVQMGGYRILIDPVFSSFASPLWFVNKAFPGSNVYTADDFPDIDVLAISHDHWDHLDYPTVKALLPKVRQVVCPLGVGAYLEQWGFAPKIIHEEDWDTEIRLADTLTVHILPSQHFSGRFLKQNPTLWCGMAFLTPERSLYYTGDGGYGSHFKAIGKKFGGFDCVLAENGQYNLAWHAIHMLPEETARAAEDVGAKLVIPAHNSKFALARHPWQEPMEKLRQASRGKAYRLLTPEIGALVLLDRPSDSGEWWKE; encoded by the coding sequence ATGACGAGACGTGAATTCATCCTGGCCTGTCTGAGCCTTTTGGCCGCTACCGCGGCGGGCGGAGTCTACCGGTATCTGCATCTGCCCCAGTTCGGCGAGCTGCCCACCGGCGACCGGCTGCGGCGCATGCAGGCTTCCCCCCATTATCACGGGGACCATTTCGAGAACCTGGTACCGGTGCCAGTCATGTCGCAGAAAGAAGGAGAACGGGAAAACCGTTTCACGGCCACCTGGAAATTCCTGTTCGGTGATAAAAAGGGGCTCTGGCCCGACGGGTCCCTGCCTTCGGAAAAGACGAACCTGAAGGCCCTGCCCCGGCAGCAGGATGCCGTGGTGTGGCTGGGCCATTCCAGCTTTTACGTGCAGATGGGCGGGTACCGCATCCTCATCGACCCGGTGTTCAGCAGCTTCGCTTCACCCCTCTGGTTCGTGAACAAGGCTTTTCCCGGTTCTAACGTGTATACGGCCGATGATTTCCCGGACATCGATGTGCTGGCAATCAGCCACGACCACTGGGATCACCTGGATTACCCTACGGTGAAGGCTCTTCTGCCCAAGGTCCGTCAGGTGGTCTGCCCCCTGGGTGTGGGTGCCTATCTGGAGCAGTGGGGCTTTGCTCCCAAGATCATCCACGAGGAGGACTGGGATACGGAGATCCGGCTGGCAGATACGCTGACGGTCCATATCCTGCCCTCCCAGCATTTTTCGGGACGTTTCTTAAAACAGAACCCCACGCTGTGGTGCGGCATGGCTTTTCTCACCCCGGAACGCAGCCTCTACTATACGGGGGATGGGGGCTACGGCAGTCATTTCAAGGCCATTGGGAAAAAGTTCGGAGGGTTCGATTGTGTGCTGGCGGAAAACGGGCAGTACAACCTGGCCTGGCATGCCATCCACATGCTGCCGGAAGAAACGGCCCGGGCCGCAGAAGACGTGGGAGCAAAACTGGTCATTCCCGCTCACAACAGCAAATTCGCCCTGGCCCGTCATCCTTGGCAGGAGCCCATGGAAAAACTGCGGCAGGCCAGCCGGGGGAAAGCGTACCGCCTGTTGACCCCGGAAATCGGGGCCCTGGTGCTGCTGGACAGACCGTCCGATTCCGGGGAGTGGTGGAAAGAGTAA